One stretch of Candidatus Thorarchaeota archaeon DNA includes these proteins:
- a CDS encoding ATP-binding cassette domain-containing protein, translating into MEDLEQIAEENKLVVRDLMKVYRRGRKEVIALRGMDFEVGHGEFISIVGPSGSGKSTLLKLIGALDKPTAGKVIFDGHNITLLDDRRAMLYRRKKVGFVWQVGNLIPGLSALKNVKVPMKLANAPKDKTDKRAKELLETFNMEHRMDHKPNQLSGGENQRVAICVALANQPELLLADEVTGELDTETADIVMKALRKTNREFGTTIVNVTHNPRVAEYADRILRIRDGLIEGQKHVLYGDISEVDAKGRMVIPEAIRRMAGIEKRVVLKATSDGLLVTPLEMEEENNQKS; encoded by the coding sequence TTGGAAGATTTAGAACAAATTGCGGAAGAGAACAAACTTGTGGTACGAGATCTCATGAAGGTTTATCGCCGAGGGCGAAAAGAAGTCATCGCTTTGAGGGGTATGGATTTTGAGGTCGGTCATGGCGAGTTTATCTCAATTGTGGGGCCCTCGGGTTCAGGAAAATCAACGCTCTTGAAACTAATCGGGGCTCTCGACAAGCCAACAGCCGGAAAAGTAATCTTTGACGGCCATAACATCACCCTACTCGATGATAGGCGTGCAATGTTATACAGACGAAAGAAGGTAGGTTTTGTCTGGCAGGTTGGGAATCTCATCCCAGGGTTGTCCGCCCTGAAGAATGTGAAAGTCCCGATGAAACTAGCCAATGCTCCAAAGGACAAAACAGACAAACGAGCCAAGGAATTACTGGAGACATTCAATATGGAGCACAGAATGGACCATAAGCCAAACCAGCTATCAGGAGGAGAGAATCAACGGGTAGCCATTTGTGTAGCGCTTGCAAACCAACCTGAGCTTCTACTCGCGGACGAGGTTACGGGCGAACTCGATACTGAAACAGCCGACATCGTCATGAAAGCTTTGCGAAAAACTAACCGCGAATTTGGAACAACGATTGTAAATGTCACGCACAATCCTCGTGTTGCTGAATATGCAGATCGAATCTTGCGTATCAGAGATGGTCTCATTGAGGGGCAGAAGCATGTACTCTATGGTGACATATCAGAAGTAGATGCAAAAGGTCGCATGGTCATTCCTGAAGCTATCCGGCGGATGGCTGGAATTGAGAAACGCGTAGTACTGAAAGCGACATCCGATGGGTTACTTGTTACTCCATTGGAAATGGAAGAGGAGAATAATCAGAAATCCTAG